From the Acidobacteriota bacterium genome, the window GGCAAGGGGCGACGGGACTGACGCTGCGCATCGGCAATTGATCAGTCCGCGGGTCCCCCATCCAGCAGCCCTTCGATCGCCGCGAGCCGCGCGCCGTTTTCCGTGCACACCGCGTAGCGCGCGCGCTCGCCGCCGTAGAGCGCCACGCCGGCGTGCTCCCCCTTCGCATTGACGATGTAGAAATTCACGTTGAAGTTCGGGAGCCCTCGCGCGTTGAGCAGCCGTTTCTCCACCGTGTTCGCGCGGATCCGCTTGACGGCCTCCATGCCGGCATCCTTCGGGTGCATTCCACGGCGCATGCTCTCCACGATCAGGAACGAGCTGAGGTTGTAGAGATTCGCCTCCCCCCGGCCGGTGGACCCGGCGGCGCCGACCTCGCCATCCAGGTACAGCCCCGCCCCGAGGATCGGCGAGTCCCCCAGCCGCCCGGGGATCTTCCACGCGAGCCCGCTCGTCGTCGTCACGCCGCAGATCTCCCCTTTCGGGCTCACGCCGTCGCAGTTGATCGTGCCGTACACGTGGTTCTC encodes:
- a CDS encoding isoaspartyl peptidase/L-asparaginase, with the translated sequence VNLNELDPTEGGVGYGGTPNADGVVQLDASCMHGPKKQAGGVAGLEGVRTPSLVAKAVLELTDHHLLVGKGAQEFASKLGFTIEDDLNTGNSRRKWLEWKRRTDPLHYLDPDKREAAERRILLEMIAEGLLDENHVYGTINCDGVSPKGEICGVTTTSGLAWKIPGRLGDSPILGAGLYLDGEVGAAGSTGRGEANLYNLSSFLIVESMRRGMHPKDAGMEAVKRIRANTVEKRLLNARGLPNFNVNFYIVNAKGEHAGVALYGGERARYAVCTENGARLAAIEGLLDGGPAD